In one Plasmodium falciparum 3D7 genome assembly, chromosome: 14 genomic region, the following are encoded:
- a CDS encoding RNA-binding protein, putative — MTDIQIQNQTSNFNTSKKEFENRFDDKALRNLCVKNIPKETKENELLEIFQPFGLIESIKLKVNKNVGPYAIYAHVLFSTPEEAKRCLKQMNGKILNGRALRIDYKRKKNPGDNPENINFNNYNNNKFHRKINRTNQFHNNRYNNNKRNIRNTNDGLMNDDMNSQYDSENSNLIDYEQMNKRPRIGNMNDMKSGNINSTIELNKLIKDYSEKKMLNQLPNDNTTNEAEQIIQTLLNNMMNNKPARIKLYLCDHLRTCAKHVFNRPSIYISNNNGMENSTNQNMYQNNNNNNNNSNGESLLYNSSDKINNNDISLNNQDIFSLPQEKSIHNNKPNVSTNNNEYIWKGILSMKNKENLNIIGHALQGNVNIFLNAHITNIVISHRKRMKSIPQMEAIYYFEIENKQDENIFDSYKNYFNTKDRVGLVSTNENWHLYIIFPGSPIFNQFCNNNNLDNIFIGIVCYNPQIVDKRSALSFAGQNMDASNNYNQGDISGNNNIMKGGQDLYNNPNNTSFQMNSLNFNEKQNNNNNNNFNIGEMSNFNNQNKNHANSEYEQNIREEKNSTYKPMDDNTKEENKSDVPNWLNQFSSLAAYLVKK, encoded by the exons atgacCGATATACAAATACAAAATCAAACTAGTAATTTTAATACTAGTAAAAAAGAATTTGAGAATAGATTTGATGATAAAGCGTTAAGAAATTTATGTGTAAAAAACATACCCAAAGAgacaaaagaaaatgaattgTTGGAAATATTTCAACCATTTGGTTTAATAGAAAGTATAAAGCTtaaagtaaataaaaatgtcgGACCGTATGCTATATATGCTCATGTTCTTTTTAGTACTCCTGAGGAGGCTAAAAGATGTCTAAAACAAATGAACGGGAAAATTTTaa ATGGAAGAGCTTTAAGAATAGattataaaaggaaaaagaatcCAGGAGATAACcctgaaaatattaatttcaacaactataataataataagttcCATAGGAAAATAAATAGAACTAACCAATTTCATAATAAtcgatataataataataagagaAATATTAGAAATACAAAT gatGGTTTAATGAATGATGATATGAATAGTCAATATGATTCGGAAAATAGTAACCTTATAGATTATGAG CAAATGAACAAGAGACCTAGGATTGGAAATATGAACGACATGAAAAGTGGTAATATAAATTCGACCATTGagttaaataaattaataaaagattattctgagaaaaaaatgttaaatcAGTTACCTAACGACAATACAACAAATGAAGCTGAACAAATTATACAaacattattaaataatatgatgaaTAATAAACCAGCAaggataaaattatatttatgtgatCATTTAAGAACATGTGCAAAACATGTATTTAATAGGccttcaatatatataagtaataataacGGAATGGAAAATAGTACAAATCAAAATAtgtatcaaaataataataataataataataatagtaatggtgaatcattattatataattcatcagataaaataaataataatgatatatcattaaataatCAAGATATTTTTTCTCTTCCTCAAGAAAAaagtatacataataataaacctAATGTATCAACAAATAacaatgaatatatttgGAAAGGTATCTTAAGTATGaagaataaagaaaatttgAATATTATTGGGCATGCATTACAAGGAAAtgtaaacatttttttaaatgctCACATTACAAATATTGTAATAAGTCATAGGAAAAGGATGAAAAGTATACCTCAAATGGAagctatatattattttgaaatCGAAAATAAACaagatgaaaatatttttgattcttataaaaattattttaatacgAAAGATAGAGTTGGATTAGTATCAACAAATGAAAATTggcatttatatataatatttccagGAAGTCCGATATTTAATCAATtctgtaataataataatttagataatatatttataggtATTGTATGTTATAATCCTCAAATCGTAGACAAGAGAAGTGCTTTATCTTTTGCGGGACAAAATATGGATGCATCAAACAATTATAACCAAGGag aTATTTCtggcaataataatataatgaaaggTGGACAGGACCTCTACAATAATCCGAACAATACATCCTTTCAAATGAATTCCTTAAATTTTAATGAGAaacaaaacaataataacaataataattttaacatAGGAGAAATGTCTAATTTTAATAACCAAAATAAAAACCATGCTAATTCTGAATATGAGCAAAATATAagggaagaaaaaaattctaCTTATAAACCAATGGACGATAATACaaaggaagaaaataaaagcgACGTTCCAAATTGGTTAAATCAATTTAGTTCGTTAGCAGCATATCTTGTCAAAAAgtag
- a CDS encoding protein serine/threonine kinase-1, producing the protein MTELNIIDNNEKHSKYKLYKYCRNYINDFKNKYMMGYSSNLYKNSPNKYYYDTRNNSNNNNNGYYYHNYNNGYQIRNKRNRSFETVSNSKNKHKISKKYKYNNEPHESFRDYDYKSKPSYSSVKKIYDREQKRYNKMFVESRYNENHKNKYINNYNLSRKRNYYSYKKKIYTDRRNFDTHFGQGNIIYNNEYYLINDGSSLNKKRLHYAKGSFRSRSRSKNYNTYNLEKSKKMKYSSRHNIYRYHNGNKNKSISRWEDNYTYKDIYQPSSSLHKYKRRSNFTRDDNSIKSKMYYENKKTDHLYSYEDKYYNKYDDKYDDKYDDKYDDKYDDKYDDKYDDKYDDKYDDKYDDNYDDKYDYGEEEHRQEYYKKKKISFNNSTNNKSSINYDDVKRELKKRKKKKYSNESKVYDSLKRDETNHHTNNNSYLNEINKKNSNLSNNYVAVRNKKRDKEYISDSNKSGFSNKGSYYMQKKKLHVDKYDNDSHNRTISRTSSDNYSRKKYTHKRNRTKTSDTEDKKERKKKKKKKENNESDDEIVHFSWKKGMLLNNAFLVIRKMGDGTFGRVLLCQHIDNKKYYAVKVVRNIKKYTRSAKIEADILKKIQNDDINNNNIVKYHGKFMYYDHMCLIFEPLGPSLYEIITRNNYNGFHIEDIKLYCIEILKALNYLRKMSLTHTDLKPENILLDDPYFEKSLITVRRVTDGKKIQIYRTKSTGIKLIDFGCATFKSDYHGSIINTRQYRAPEVILNLGWDVSSDMWSFGCVLAELYTGSLLFRTHEHMEHLAMMESIIQPIPKNMLYEATKTNGSKYVNKDELKLAWPENASSINSIKHVKKCLPLYKIIKHELFCDFLYSILQIDPTLRPSPAELLKHKFLEENYEYY; encoded by the coding sequence ATGACTGAATTGAATAttattgataataatgaaaaacatagtaaatataaattatataaatattgtagaaattatataaatgattttaaaaataaatatatgatggGTTATTCATCGaatttgtataaaaatagTCCCAACAAATATTACTACGATACGcgaaataatagtaataataataataatggttattattaccataattataataatggtTATCAAATacgaaataaaagaaatcgTAGTTTTGAGACTGTAAGTAATTCAAAAAACAAACAtaaaatttcaaaaaaatataaatataataatgaaccCCATGAAAGTTTTAGAGACTATGATTACAAAAGTAAACCTAGTTATTCTtctgtaaaaaaaatttatgataGAGAACAGAAGCGTTATAACAAGATGTTTGTGGAATCAAGGTATAATGAAAAtcataagaataaatatataaataattacaatCTATCaaggaaaagaaattattattcttataaaaaaaaaatatatactgaTAGAAGAAATTTTGATACGCATTTTGGACAaggtaatataatatataataatgaatattacTTAATAAATGATGGTTCaagtttaaataaaaaaaggttGCATTATGCTAAGGGTAGTTTTAGAAGTAGATCCCGAagcaaaaattataatacctATAATTTGGAAAAGtcaaagaaaatgaaatatagtAGTAGACATAACATTTATAGATATCATaatggaaataaaaataaatccaTCTCAAGATGGGAAgataattatacatacaaaGATATATATCAACCCTCAAGTTCCTTGCATAAATACAAAAGGAGGAGTAATTTTACGAGGGATGACAATTCTATAAAATCGAAGAtgtattatgaaaataaaaagacgGATCACCTTTATAGTTATGAGGACAAATATTACAACAAGTATGATGACAAGTATGATGACAAGTATGATGACAAGTATGATGACAAGTATGATGACAAATATGATGACAAATATGATGACAAATATGATGAcaaatatgatgataaatatgatgaCAATTATGATGACAAGTATGATTATGGAGAAGAAGAACATAGACaagaatattataagaagaaaaaaatatcttttaataatagtACTAATAATAAGAGTAGtataaattatgatgatgtTAAAAGAGaattaaagaaaaggaaaaaaaaaaaatattcaaatgaATCCAAAGTTTATGATTCATTAAAAAGAGATGAAACTAATCATCatactaataataattcttatttaaatgagataaataaaaaaaattcgaatttatcaaataattatgtagcagtaagaaataaaaaaagagataaagaatatatcaGTGATAGTAATAAAAGTGGGTTTTCAAATAAAGGTAGCTATTATAtgcaaaagaaaaaattgcATGTAGACAAGTATGATAATGATTCACATAATAGAACTATTTCTAGAACGTCGTCCGATAATTATtctagaaaaaaatatacacataaaagAAATAGGACGAAAACATCTGATACagaagataaaaaagaaaggaaaaagaagaaaaaaaaaaaggaaaataatgaatCAGATGATGAAATTGTCCATTTTAGTTGGAAGAAAGGTATGCTATTAAATAATGCCTTTTTAGTTATAAGAAAAATGGGAGATGGGACATTTGGTAGAGTTTTATTATGTCAacatatagataataaaaaatactaCGCTGTAAAAGTTGTTCGAaacataaagaaatatacacGCTCAGCTAAAATTGAAGcagatattttaaaaaaaatacaaaatgatgatattaataataataatattgttaagTATCATGGGAAATTTATGTATTATGACCATATGTGTTTAATATTTGAACCATTAGGTCCAtcattatatgaaataattacAAGGAATAATTATAACGGATTCCATATAGaagatattaaattatattgtatagaaatattaaaagctttaaattatttacgTAAAATGTCTTTAACGCATACAGATTTAAAAcctgaaaatattttattagatgatccatattttgaaaaatcaTTAATAACTGTTAGAAGGGTTACtgatggaaaaaaaatacaaatttatAGAACCAAGTCTACTGgtataaaattaattgatTTTGGTTGCGCCACATTTAAAAGTGATTATCATGGTTCTATTATTAACACTAGACAATATCGAGCTCCAGaagttatattaaatttggGTTGGGATGTATCTAGTGATATGTGGAGTTTTGGTTGTGTTTTGGCTGAATTATATACAggttctttattatttagaaCCCATGAACATATGGAACATCTGGCTATGATGGAAAGTATTATTCAACCTATAccaaaaaatatgttatatgaaGCAACCAAAACAAATGGATCCAAATATGTTAATAAGGATGAGTTGAAATTAGCTTGGCCAGAAAATGCATCCAGTATTAATTCTATTAAACATGTTAAAAAATGTTTACCcttgtataaaataattaaacatGAACTATTTTGTGATTTCTTATATTCCATATTACAAATAGATCCAACACTTCGACCGTCACCCGCCGAATTATTAAAGCACAAGTTCCTTGAAGAAAATTATGAGTACTATTAA